From Apium graveolens cultivar Ventura chromosome 9, ASM990537v1, whole genome shotgun sequence, the proteins below share one genomic window:
- the LOC141686417 gene encoding uncharacterized protein LOC141686417: MCLGVDRVKKAKVQTFKLEFESLKMKESEQLDDFCYKLNSLVANIRALGEAIDEEYVVKKLLRAIPTKFLQISSTNEQFGDLEKMTIEETVGLLKACEEHLKGPTDSGVGQLLLTEEEWSKRENEESQLLLTKEEWQRRSNLKNKANGGDSRTKEWNHGTRDKSKVQCFNCLAYDYYAANYRKPKRDKEQLESNLVLTHDEEAALLS, encoded by the coding sequence ATGTGCCTTGGAGTTGACCGTGTGAAGAAGGCAAAGGTTCAAACCTTCAAATTAGAGTTTGAATCTCTGAAGATGAAGGAATCAGAACAACTGGACGATTTCTGCTACAAGCTGAACAGTTTAGTGGCTAACATACGAGCACTAGGTGAAGCTATAGATGAAGAATACGTGGTGAAAAAACTCCTTAGAGCTATACCAACAAAATTTCTGCAAATTTCTTCAACTAATGAGCAATTTGGAGACCTTGAGAAGATGACAATCGAAGAAACGGTTGGTTTATTGAAGGCATGTGAGGAACATTTGAAGGGACCAACTGACTCTGGTGTAGGACAACTATTGTTAACTGAGGAGGAATGGTCTAAACGAGAAAATGAGGAAAGCCAATTGTTGCTCACTAAAGAAGAGTGGCAGAGACGTTCGAATCTGAAGAACAAAGCAAATGGAGGAGATAGTCGAACCAAGGAATGGAATCATGGAACTCGAGATAAAAGTAAAGTTCAGTGTTTTAACTGTTTGGCCTATGACTATTACGCTGCTAATTATCGTAAGCCAAAGAGAGATAAGGAGCAACTGGAGTCCAATTTAGTTCTAACACATGATGAAGAGGCCgcattattgtcttga
- the LOC141682927 gene encoding uncharacterized protein LOC141682927: protein MFTFIYKHMLKNKNATVIASLNSTHLCFLNSTHRHLSENVSSKLTCIKALFENYGFTDTQVSKLLEKYPFMLSLNVDRAKAKLDFLHSYGFKSRDLCQILAANGYVMRRSLDAYIKPSCEILKGLLKDCKSVIVLVKKHPRVMKYDLSKAVVPNIELLRHYGVPNSRILAMLKQQPTSLLNSANRFKIIVREIREMGFDPGKSPFLGAINVWSGLSKETRERKWDLFRMWGWSDDEILLAFKKQPTMMMTAEEKIQRVMDFLVNKMGWNASEVASYPNAIMHSFEKWTMPRCLVVQFLLSKGVLKDLTLRSFIKLRGDKFRKQYVDRFCVKFPQVLNLYGVTEDNRLKLQLQFLHRGGNSSYLSKKVSFELTSKNSSNLSEKLSSKLTSKNSSNISVDVSSKLTSIKGLFENYGFTDTQFSKLFDKHPSIVSLNIGKVKPKLDYLHSFGFTSNDLCEMLEADLRILQRGLKNRIIPSCELLKSFLKDNVSVVVAVKRYLRVFSYDISKTLIPNFNLLLNLGVPEYRILVLLRDQTGNLIQPTEKFKAIIDETKELGLDPEKRSFFDAVRLFYSLRKSTRERKWELFRKWGWSDEEILSAVRKQPFMMTASEEKIERVMDFLVNKIGWSISQISYRPLVIMHSLEKWTMPRCLVVKFLLSKGVLKNNLTLSSFIVLSEENFKKRFVDEFCVNFPEVITLYGGA, encoded by the coding sequence ATGTTTACCTTTATATACAAACATATGCTCAAGAATAAGAATGCTACTGTTATTGCTTCTTTAAATTCAACCCATTTGTGTTTCTTGAATTCAACCCATAGACATTTGTCTGAAAATGTTAGCTCTAAACTCACATGTATTAAGGCCCTTTTCGAGAATTATGGATTTACTGATACCCAAGTTTCGAAACTACTCGAAAAGTACCCATTTATGTTATCTTTGAATGTTGATAGAGCCAAAGCCAAATTAGACTTTTTACATTCTTATGGGTTTAAGTCCAGGGACCTTTGTCAAATACTAGCAGCTAATGGATATGTTATGAGGCGCAGTTTAGACGCTTATATTAAACCATCTTGTGAGATTTTGAAGGGTTTGCTTAAAGATTGTAAGAGCGTAATTGTTTTGGTTAAGAAGCACCCCAGGGTGATGAAGTACGATTTGAGTAAAGCAGTAGTACCTAATATTGAATTGTTGCGACATTATGGGGTTCCGAATTCTAGGATTTTGGCAATGCTAAAGCAACAGCCGACCAGTTTACTAAATAGTGCCAACAGGTTTAAAATTATTGTTAGAGAAATTAGGGAAATGGGGTTTGATCCAGGGAAGAGTCCCTTTTTAGGTGCAATCAATGTGTGGAGTGGATTAAGCAAAGAGACTCGAGAGCGAAAATGGGATCTGTTTAGGATGTGGGGCTGGTCAGATGATGAGATTCTTTTGGCATTTAAGAAGCAGCCTACTATGATGATGACTGCTGAGGAGAAGATTCAGCGGGTCATGGATTTTTTGGTTAACAAAATGGGATGGAACGCATCAGAGGTGGCATCTTATCCTAATGCTATTATGCATAGCTTCGAAAAGTGGACTATGCCACGGTGTTTGGTTGTTCAATTTTTGTTGTCAAAGGGTGTACTGAAGGACTTGACCTTGCGTTCGTTCATAAAACTGCGTGGGGATAAATTTAGAAAACAGTATGTTGATAGATTCTGTGTGAAATTTCCTCAAGTGCTTAATTTGTACGGGGTAACAGAGGATAATAGACTGAAGTTGCAGCTCCAGTTTCTTCACAGGGGGGGGAATTCTTCTTATTTGTCTAAAAAAGTTAGTTTTGAACTCACTTCAAAAAATTCTTCTAATTTGTCTGAAAAACTTAGTTCTAAACTCACTTCTAAAAATTCTTCTAATATTTCTGTAGATGTTAGTTCTAAACTCACTTCTATTAAGGGCCTTTTCGAGAATTATGGATTCACTGATACCCAATTTTCGAAATTGTTCGACAAGCACCCGTCAATCGTATCTTTAAATATAGGTAAAGTCAAACCTAAGTTGGACTATTTACATTCCTTTGGATTTACATCTAATGACCTTTGTGAAATGCTCGAGGCTGATCTTAGAATTCTTCAACGTGGTTTAAAAAATCGTATTATACCATCTTGCGAGCTCCTAAAAAGTTTTCTTAAAGATAATGTGAGTGTGGTTGTCGCGGTTAAGAGATATTTAAGGGTTTTTAGCTATGATATAAGTAAGACTTTAATACCTAATTTTAATTTGCTATTAAATCTCGGGGTGCCTGAATATAGGATTCTGGTGTTGTTAAGGGACCAAACTGGAAATTTGATACAACCAACAGAGAAATTTAAAGCGATTATTGACGAAACTAAGGAACTTGGGTTGGATCCAGAAAAGAGAAGTTTTTTTGATGCAGTTCGCCTGttttattctttaagaaaatcaACTCGGGAGCGGAAGTGGGAATTGTTTAGGAAGTGGGGTTGGTCAGACGAAGAAATTCTTTCGGCTGTTAGGAAACAGCCCTTTATGATGACAGCTTCAGAGGAGAAGATAGAACGGGTAATGGACTTTTTAGTTAACAAAATAGGATGGAGTATATCACAGATTTCATATCGTCCCCTTGTTATTATGCATAGCTTGGAAAAGTGGACTATGCCGCGGTGTTTGGTTGTGAAGTTTTTGTTGTCAAAGGGTGTACTAAAGAATAACTTGACCTTGAGTTCGTTCATAGTACTGAGTGAGGAGAACTTTAAAAAAAGGTTTGTGGATGAATTCTGTGTGAATTTTCCGGAAGTGATTACTTTGTATGGAGGTGCGTAG